The following coding sequences are from one Candidatus Acidiferrales bacterium window:
- a CDS encoding metal-dependent hydrolase, which produces MDPFTHALASVALDRAGLSRISRMAMAILVISGTAADLDWLSYLGGAGVYFHYHSTVLHSIAGSAILALILALIICWATKKYAKTPLKFERVLLLCAIGAAGHLLLDLATSDGVQLLWPFSGRWFAWDLLTGMDPWILAILLAGLLVPGLLRLVSEEIGEKKKKPGPSRGAVAALVLMALYIGWRADLHYRAVQMLLANDYHGAMAMVAGAFPDTDSPLTWRGVVDTENTIEEVNVPFGPGATFDAMSSLTHYKPRNSPVLEAARSAPLAREFLRYAQFPVAEEEDLGDGYRVTLQDMRFPEGASTPDDLIAVIDLDNGRNVRYERMRFARESGRRSR; this is translated from the coding sequence TTGGACCCTTTCACACATGCTCTGGCGTCCGTTGCGCTGGATCGGGCGGGACTGAGCCGCATCAGCCGGATGGCAATGGCCATTCTGGTCATTTCCGGCACGGCGGCGGACCTCGACTGGCTGAGCTACCTGGGCGGTGCGGGCGTTTACTTTCATTATCACAGCACCGTGCTGCATTCGATTGCGGGAAGCGCGATTCTTGCCCTGATTCTTGCGCTGATTATTTGCTGGGCGACGAAAAAATATGCAAAAACCCCACTAAAATTCGAACGCGTCCTATTGCTCTGCGCGATTGGCGCGGCAGGACACCTACTGCTCGATTTGGCGACGTCAGACGGCGTGCAGTTGCTCTGGCCATTCAGCGGCCGCTGGTTTGCGTGGGATTTACTCACCGGAATGGATCCGTGGATTCTGGCAATTCTGCTGGCGGGACTGCTGGTGCCGGGACTGCTGCGGCTGGTGAGCGAGGAAATTGGCGAGAAGAAAAAAAAGCCGGGGCCATCACGAGGAGCAGTTGCAGCTCTCGTGCTGATGGCGCTGTACATCGGCTGGCGGGCAGACTTGCACTATCGCGCGGTGCAGATGCTGCTGGCGAATGACTATCACGGAGCGATGGCCATGGTGGCAGGCGCCTTTCCGGACACGGATTCGCCGCTCACGTGGCGCGGCGTGGTGGACACGGAGAACACCATTGAAGAGGTAAACGTGCCCTTCGGGCCGGGGGCTACTTTCGATGCCATGTCGAGCCTCACGCACTACAAGCCGCGGAATTCGCCAGTGCTGGAAGCGGCACGAAGCGCTCCGCTGGCCAGAGAGTTTCTGCGCTATGCGCAGTTTCCTGTGGCGGAGGAGGAGGACCTCGGGGATGGGTATCGAGTCACGCTGCAAGATATGCGTTTTCCCGAGGGTGCGAGCACGCCGGACGACTTGATTGCGGTGATTGACCTCGACAATGGACGCAACGTGCGCTACGAAAGAATGCGATTTGCGAGGGAAAGCGGCCGCCGCTCAAGGTGA
- a CDS encoding VTT domain-containing protein — translation MNIISSPAPKIPGWLARIVTLLGGAGLFVVAFLDSSVLSFPFVTDLLFMEFVIRRPARILYYVAAATIGSLAGCIWLYLLAKKGGEAYRRRRGEKPDGRIRRWVARHSFLSVFVPSLLPPPAPFKAFVIAEGIAEVPLRTFVLGLLAGRSLRYGVEGVFAFEFGQRVESFMLQNKLVTVGASIVSIVLIYIVVRSLHSPASSNEP, via the coding sequence ATGAACATCATCTCCTCGCCTGCTCCCAAAATTCCCGGCTGGCTCGCGCGCATCGTCACCTTACTCGGCGGCGCAGGGCTTTTCGTTGTTGCGTTCCTGGATTCGTCCGTTCTTTCTTTTCCCTTTGTCACCGATCTGCTCTTCATGGAGTTCGTCATCCGGCGTCCCGCCCGCATTCTTTATTACGTCGCTGCGGCCACAATTGGATCTCTCGCGGGGTGTATCTGGTTGTATTTGCTGGCCAAGAAGGGCGGCGAAGCCTACCGCCGCCGTCGCGGCGAGAAACCCGACGGTCGCATTCGCCGCTGGGTCGCGCGTCACTCATTCCTGAGCGTCTTCGTGCCGTCGCTTTTGCCCCCTCCCGCGCCTTTCAAAGCCTTCGTTATCGCCGAAGGTATCGCCGAAGTTCCCCTGCGCACGTTCGTTCTCGGTCTTCTCGCGGGACGCAGCTTGCGTTATGGCGTGGAGGGCGTCTTTGCTTTTGAATTCGGTCAGCGCGTCGAAAGCTTCATGTTGCAGAACAAACTTGTCACTGTTGGCGCGTCAATCGTCTCGATCGTTCTGATTTACATCGTCGTGCGTTCGCTGCATTCGCCGGCTTCTTCCAACGAACCTTGA
- a CDS encoding DUF2911 domain-containing protein — protein MKARIAMFGALVVGLAVFAMNGYAQQDKSKRPSPPAQAQCKFADGNTITTDYSSPRMKGRKIYGGLVPWGKVWRVGANEATTFVPTVNVVVGGKEVAAGNYTIDAIPNADKWTFIVSKKTKIWGIPYPGEQFDLMRTDDVKVSQLSAPVEDFTISFEPAGNVCTMNMDWETTRASIEIQEKK, from the coding sequence ATGAAAGCCAGAATTGCAATGTTTGGAGCGCTGGTTGTGGGGCTCGCGGTCTTTGCCATGAATGGCTATGCGCAGCAGGACAAGAGCAAGCGGCCAAGCCCACCGGCGCAAGCGCAGTGCAAGTTTGCCGATGGCAACACGATAACGACCGATTATTCCAGCCCGCGAATGAAAGGGCGGAAGATTTACGGCGGGCTTGTTCCGTGGGGCAAAGTGTGGCGCGTGGGAGCGAATGAAGCGACGACGTTTGTGCCGACGGTGAATGTCGTGGTGGGAGGAAAAGAGGTCGCGGCGGGAAATTATACGATTGACGCCATACCCAATGCGGACAAATGGACGTTTATCGTCAGCAAGAAGACGAAAATTTGGGGAATTCCCTACCCTGGGGAGCAATTTGACCTGATGCGCACGGACGATGTGAAGGTGTCGCAACTCAGCGCACCGGTGGAAGACTTCACGATTTCGTTTGAGCCTGCGGGCAATGTTTGCACGATGAATATGGATTGGGAGACGACGCGAGCGTCGATTGAGATTCAGGAAAAGAAGTAG
- a CDS encoding sodium-translocating pyrophosphatase, protein MTLLSAAAAHAQGASESTGEANLKVPDLSQVSFLGINGHTLLLWGILFCVLGLLFGLMMYSRLKNLPVHKSMKDMSELIYETCKTYLITQGKFLLLLESFIAVIIILYFGVLRHMPATSVIIILAFSVLGICGSYGVAWFGIRVNTFANSRTAFAALPGKPFPIYRIPLSAGMSIGMMLVSVELLMMLIILLFVPGSYSGPCFIGFAIGESLGAAALRIAGGIFTKIADIGADLMKIVFKIKEDDARNPGVIADCTGDNAGDSVGPSADGFETYGVTGVALIAFILLGVSNPVVQVQLLVWIFVIRVAMLVASAVAYFVNDTMAKARYGNATHMNFESPLTSLVWITSIVSIALTFIISYFIIPDIGGDPSQWWKLSVIISCGTLAGAIIPELVKVFTSTESRHVKEVVSSAQAGGASLDILSGFVAGNFSAYYLGLTMAILMAIGYLISTLGLHNLMVAEPVFAFGLVAFGFLGMGPVTIAVDSYGPVTDNAQSIYELSLIEQIPNAKQELKNTYQIDANFERAKEMLEANDGAGNTFKATAKPVLIGTAVVGATTMIFSIIMDLTNQLTTNVDKLSLLHAPFLLGIVCGGAMIYWFTGASTQAVTTGAHRAVEFIKANINLENAQAASVSDSKKVVEICTQYAQRGMLNIFIAVFFAALSFAFIEPFFFVGYLISIAMFGLYQAMFMANAGGAWDNAKKIVEVELKLKGTPLHDASIVGDTVGDPFKDTSSVALNPVIKFTTLFGLLAVELAVQLTNQFGGATFTRILAAIFFAISFFFVYRSFYGMRIRSGKEA, encoded by the coding sequence ATGACTTTGCTGAGCGCCGCGGCGGCGCACGCCCAAGGGGCATCGGAAAGCACGGGCGAAGCGAATTTGAAAGTACCGGATTTGTCGCAGGTGTCATTCCTCGGAATCAACGGGCACACGCTGCTGCTATGGGGGATTCTGTTCTGCGTTCTGGGCCTGCTTTTCGGATTGATGATGTATTCCCGGCTGAAGAATTTGCCCGTGCACAAGTCCATGAAGGACATGTCGGAACTGATTTATGAGACGTGCAAAACGTATCTGATCACACAAGGCAAGTTCCTCCTGCTGCTGGAATCGTTCATCGCGGTCATCATCATTTTGTACTTTGGCGTGTTGCGGCACATGCCGGCGACGAGCGTGATCATTATTCTTGCCTTCAGCGTGCTGGGAATTTGCGGCAGCTACGGCGTGGCGTGGTTTGGAATTCGCGTCAATACGTTCGCGAATTCGCGGACGGCTTTCGCGGCGCTGCCTGGGAAACCCTTTCCGATTTACCGCATTCCGCTGAGCGCAGGGATGAGCATCGGGATGATGCTAGTGAGCGTCGAGTTGCTGATGATGCTCATTATTTTGCTGTTCGTGCCGGGCAGCTACTCGGGGCCGTGCTTTATCGGATTTGCGATCGGCGAATCGCTGGGCGCGGCGGCACTGCGCATCGCGGGCGGAATTTTCACGAAGATTGCGGACATCGGCGCGGACTTGATGAAGATCGTTTTCAAAATCAAAGAAGACGACGCACGCAACCCAGGCGTGATTGCCGATTGCACGGGCGACAATGCGGGCGATTCGGTGGGGCCGAGCGCGGATGGATTTGAGACTTATGGCGTGACGGGCGTGGCGCTGATCGCGTTCATTCTACTGGGCGTGAGCAATCCGGTTGTGCAAGTCCAACTGCTGGTGTGGATATTCGTGATTCGCGTGGCGATGCTGGTGGCGAGCGCAGTGGCGTACTTTGTGAATGACACGATGGCGAAAGCGCGGTACGGCAATGCGACGCACATGAATTTCGAATCGCCGCTGACATCGCTGGTATGGATCACATCGATCGTGTCCATCGCGCTGACGTTCATTATTTCGTATTTCATCATCCCGGACATCGGCGGCGATCCTTCACAGTGGTGGAAGCTATCGGTCATCATTTCGTGCGGGACGCTGGCCGGAGCGATTATTCCGGAACTTGTGAAGGTATTTACATCCACGGAATCGCGGCACGTGAAAGAAGTGGTCAGTTCGGCGCAGGCGGGCGGCGCGTCACTGGATATTCTGTCAGGATTCGTCGCGGGAAATTTTTCGGCGTACTACCTCGGACTGACGATGGCCATTTTGATGGCGATCGGCTACCTGATCAGCACGCTTGGGCTGCACAATCTGATGGTGGCGGAGCCGGTGTTCGCATTTGGACTCGTGGCCTTCGGATTCCTGGGAATGGGCCCGGTGACGATTGCGGTTGACTCATATGGACCGGTGACGGACAACGCGCAGTCTATTTACGAGCTTTCGCTGATTGAGCAGATCCCCAACGCCAAACAGGAGCTGAAAAACACTTATCAGATCGACGCAAACTTCGAGCGGGCCAAAGAAATGCTCGAAGCGAACGACGGTGCAGGCAACACGTTCAAAGCGACGGCAAAACCGGTGTTAATCGGCACGGCTGTGGTGGGCGCGACGACCATGATTTTTTCCATCATCATGGACCTCACGAATCAGCTCACGACAAACGTCGATAAGCTTTCGCTGCTGCATGCTCCTTTCCTCCTCGGAATCGTATGCGGCGGGGCGATGATTTACTGGTTTACGGGCGCTTCGACGCAGGCGGTGACGACAGGCGCGCATCGCGCGGTCGAGTTCATCAAGGCAAATATCAACCTGGAAAACGCACAAGCAGCGTCCGTTTCGGACAGCAAGAAGGTCGTGGAGATCTGCACGCAATACGCGCAACGCGGAATGCTGAATATTTTTATCGCGGTGTTTTTTGCGGCGCTGTCGTTCGCATTCATCGAGCCGTTTTTCTTCGTTGGCTACCTGATTTCCATCGCGATGTTTGGGTTGTATCAGGCGATGTTCATGGCCAACGCGGGCGGAGCCTGGGACAACGCCAAGAAAATCGTGGAAGTGGAGTTGAAGCTGAAGGGCACGCCGCTGCATGATGCGTCCATCGTCGGCGATACGGTGGGCGATCCCTTCAAGGACACTTCTTCCGTGGCACTGAACCCAGTCATCAAGTTCACGACTTTGTTTGGGCTGCTGGCGGTCGAGCTGGCTGTGCAACTGACGAACCAGTTCGGCGGTGCGACGTTTACGAGGATTCTCGCTGCGATATTCTTTGCGATTTCGTTCTTCTTCGTTTACCGGTCGTTTTACGGGATGCGAATTCGATCCGGCAAAGAGGCATAG